The following proteins come from a genomic window of Aerosakkonema funiforme FACHB-1375:
- a CDS encoding metallophosphoesterase family protein, whose product MSWTPLSYRIALLPLILAGPILRRTDPDGVTVWIALKEPSEVTLRVYSTENGQGEIVNDLLLEGSRTTIQLGKYLHVVAVTAKSVNAEYLQPGQIYAYNIDFACRNWYLAKALCSEASFNDVTISYFEHQLPTFAMPPDDLNYLRIVHGSCRKPHGGGRDALNILDNMILEYANQPNYRPHQLFFTGDQIYGDDVADALLWALTDAGDTLLGWQENLPLKKDANDEERYIYARDLKPGTRSEIARDYGGFTAMLVNKPEKAKSHLFSLGEYLAMYLFVWSPILWPHELPHSKDVQKDGKEAKLWDKEALTVEAFARDLWKIRRSLANIPTYMICDDHDISDDWYLNREWCNRVLCKPLGRRTLQNGLLTYAIFQAWGNTPENFQNGQSGEKLLEAAQQWSLSAGNDDLLGSKLAKYLAIPEIDSETNLPKLTEDEDSFILNRDYADGTQALEWHYRIESFKHETIVLDTRTWRGYAKGDDRTTEPPMLLSHTAFEKQIEKPLKDCSNPNIEVTIIIAPTNLVSLAIIDLVQKLDLERGNVFGSDAGDSWNFHETAFSMLLAEMFKQRDRVIILSGDIHYGCAVRLSYWSNYHFGESKVDRNAPESSHVLAQLTSSAFKNAEWTTHFIHTKAKSIAPEKPQYWAGWNNTPQLIEMQVIQEKVRMLDVNLPPKTPVLRQIDYIRGSDEIAWEIFVKNRESLPDWRYCIEWIKRQKAEEIVWQNNHELAEEEKSKSWKDFISLLWRNRWLQEGDEVVGFSNFGVVTFQWPENNDNAKAVIQDIYWHPAWKPNSTVFSRYFVRLSFDEAPPPPRVFSE is encoded by the coding sequence ATGTCATGGACGCCTTTAAGCTATCGCATCGCTCTCCTGCCGCTCATTCTCGCTGGCCCAATATTACGACGAACAGATCCGGATGGGGTTACCGTTTGGATCGCCCTGAAAGAACCTAGCGAAGTAACGCTGAGAGTTTACTCCACAGAGAACGGTCAGGGAGAAATTGTTAACGATTTGCTGCTTGAGGGTTCCAGAACGACCATCCAGCTGGGCAAATACTTGCACGTAGTTGCTGTTACAGCTAAATCAGTTAACGCCGAATATTTGCAACCAGGACAAATTTATGCGTACAACATAGATTTCGCCTGCCGAAATTGGTATTTGGCTAAAGCTTTGTGTTCGGAAGCATCTTTTAATGATGTGACAATTAGTTATTTTGAGCATCAACTGCCCACTTTTGCTATGCCGCCAGATGACCTAAATTATTTGCGAATTGTACACGGTTCTTGCCGCAAACCGCACGGAGGCGGACGGGATGCTCTCAATATATTAGATAATATGATTTTAGAATATGCGAATCAGCCAAATTATAGACCGCATCAACTTTTTTTTACAGGCGATCAAATCTACGGTGATGATGTTGCCGATGCCCTCCTGTGGGCGCTAACAGATGCAGGGGATACCCTGTTGGGTTGGCAAGAAAATTTGCCCCTCAAAAAAGATGCAAATGATGAGGAACGATACATCTATGCCAGAGATTTAAAACCGGGTACGCGCAGCGAAATTGCTAGAGATTACGGCGGTTTCACCGCTATGCTTGTCAATAAACCGGAAAAAGCTAAAAGTCACTTGTTTAGTTTGGGCGAATATTTAGCGATGTACTTGTTTGTGTGGTCGCCTATTCTTTGGCCCCATGAATTACCCCACAGCAAAGATGTACAAAAAGATGGTAAGGAGGCGAAACTGTGGGATAAAGAAGCTTTGACTGTGGAAGCATTCGCACGAGACTTATGGAAAATTAGGCGATCGCTTGCTAATATCCCAACTTATATGATTTGCGATGACCACGATATTAGCGATGATTGGTATCTCAATCGCGAGTGGTGCAACCGCGTCCTTTGCAAACCGCTTGGTAGACGTACTTTGCAAAATGGTTTATTGACATATGCGATATTTCAAGCATGGGGAAATACACCCGAAAATTTCCAAAATGGGCAATCGGGAGAAAAATTATTAGAAGCTGCACAACAATGGTCTTTATCAGCAGGAAATGATGATTTATTAGGGTCAAAACTTGCTAAGTATTTGGCAATTCCTGAAATAGATTCAGAAACTAATTTGCCCAAGCTAACAGAAGATGAAGATAGCTTTATTTTAAATCGAGATTATGCAGATGGAACGCAAGCTTTAGAGTGGCATTATAGAATCGAAAGCTTTAAGCACGAAACCATCGTACTTGATACCCGCACTTGGCGAGGTTATGCAAAAGGTGACGATCGCACAACAGAACCTCCCATGTTACTCAGTCACACAGCATTTGAAAAACAGATTGAAAAACCTCTCAAAGACTGTAGTAATCCTAATATCGAAGTAACCATAATTATTGCACCGACAAATTTAGTTAGCTTGGCAATTATCGATTTAGTTCAAAAGTTAGATTTGGAACGGGGTAATGTTTTTGGTAGCGATGCGGGTGACTCGTGGAATTTTCACGAAACAGCTTTTTCCATGTTGCTGGCGGAAATGTTTAAACAGCGCGATCGCGTAATTATCCTTTCCGGCGATATTCACTACGGTTGCGCCGTTCGCCTCAGCTACTGGTCTAATTACCATTTTGGCGAATCGAAAGTCGATCGCAATGCACCTGAGTCATCCCACGTACTCGCACAGTTAACCTCCAGCGCCTTCAAAAATGCCGAGTGGACAACCCATTTTATCCACACAAAAGCGAAGTCGATCGCACCAGAAAAACCACAATATTGGGCGGGATGGAACAACACGCCCCAACTAATTGAAATGCAAGTTATTCAGGAAAAAGTGCGTATGCTCGATGTAAATTTACCGCCGAAAACACCAGTTTTGCGGCAAATAGACTATATTCGCGGTAGCGATGAAATTGCTTGGGAAATTTTTGTCAAAAATAGGGAATCTTTACCTGATTGGCGGTATTGTATCGAATGGATAAAACGACAGAAAGCTGAAGAAATTGTTTGGCAGAATAATCACGAATTAGCAGAAGAAGAAAAGTCCAAAAGCTGGAAAGATTTTATTTCCTTACTGTGGCGAAATCGCTGGCTGCAAGAAGGCGATGAAGTTGTCGGTTTCAGCAACTTTGGTGTCGTTACTTTCCAATGGCCGGAAAATAACGATAATGCCAAAGCTGTGATTCAGGATATTTATTGGCATCCCGCTTGGAAACCGAATAGCACTGTTTTCAGCAGGTATTTTGTGCGGCTAAGTTTCGATGAAGCGCCACCACCGCCTAGAGTGTTTTCAGAGTAA
- a CDS encoding ChaB family protein, whose protein sequence is MPYQQIDDLPDSVKNHLPKHAQEIFRAAFNNAAEEYDEEEAAFKVAWSAVKHKYEKGDDGNWHEKQE, encoded by the coding sequence ATGCCTTATCAACAAATTGATGATTTACCGGACTCGGTAAAAAATCACCTACCCAAACACGCTCAGGAAATTTTCCGCGCCGCATTTAATAATGCCGCAGAAGAGTACGATGAGGAAGAGGCTGCTTTTAAGGTTGCCTGGAGTGCGGTGAAGCACAAATACGAAAAAGGGGACGACGGCAACTGGCACGAGAAGCAGGAATAG
- a CDS encoding beta-1,6-N-acetylglucosaminyltransferase, translating to MKVCYFIQSHNNPEQVCRLARIIKKSSPNCLVLISHDFSTSYLDLTSLSDLSGIDLIKRNKPPIRNEYSFFEVYLEALDWLFERNSDFDWLIHLSGQDYPIQPLSKFEEFLTNTEYDAFIQHWKTGPWHPHNRGYTRFYYQYYFYMPKWLHPVVKKFSRINQIQSLIHIFTTFGFRVGVKSFSIPFNDNFICYGNVTWCTLSRKCLVYLKEFLKNNPKIVSYYKRTIAPEESLIATVLANHKEFNLCNNDMRYAVAGDRQTGHYKILTMEDYPNMTKGDFYFARRFEPNSEILDLLDPKIL from the coding sequence ATGAAAGTCTGCTACTTCATCCAAAGTCATAATAACCCAGAACAGGTCTGTAGACTCGCTCGAATTATCAAAAAATCTAGCCCCAATTGCCTGGTGTTGATTAGCCATGATTTCAGCACTTCCTATTTGGATTTAACTTCTTTAAGCGATTTATCAGGAATAGATCTGATTAAAAGAAATAAACCGCCAATTAGAAATGAATATTCTTTCTTCGAGGTCTATCTAGAAGCGCTAGACTGGCTGTTTGAGCGTAATTCAGACTTCGACTGGCTAATACATCTCTCTGGGCAAGATTATCCGATTCAACCGCTATCTAAATTTGAAGAATTTTTGACTAACACCGAATATGATGCTTTTATCCAACACTGGAAAACAGGCCCTTGGCATCCGCACAATAGAGGCTATACCCGATTCTACTACCAATACTACTTTTATATGCCAAAATGGTTGCATCCGGTAGTGAAAAAATTTTCCCGAATCAACCAGATCCAATCACTGATTCATATTTTTACCACTTTTGGATTCCGAGTGGGAGTCAAGTCATTTTCTATTCCTTTTAACGATAATTTTATCTGTTACGGAAATGTGACTTGGTGTACCCTTTCTCGAAAATGCCTTGTATATTTAAAAGAGTTTCTGAAAAATAATCCTAAAATAGTCTCTTATTACAAAAGAACTATTGCGCCAGAAGAATCTTTAATAGCAACTGTGTTAGCCAACCACAAAGAATTTAATTTATGCAATAATGATATGCGTTATGCAGTGGCAGGCGATCGCCAAACCGGTCACTATAAAATTCTGACTATGGAAGATTACCCAAATATGACTAAGGGTGATTTTTATTTTGCCAGGAGATTTGAACCAAACAGCGAAATCCTCGATTTGCTCGATCCAAAAATATTATAA
- a CDS encoding class I SAM-dependent methyltransferase gives MKNSHCAFCNTPIEHNFADLGMSPIANDYLSQDQLNRVEKFYPIRANVCEKCFLVQLEEIESPEYMFGDGNYPYFSSYSDSWLKHAKIYSDMIIAKLGLNQNSQVVEIASNDGYMLQYFQAKQIPVLGIEPAGNVAKVAQEKGIPVLVRFFGVETAKEVVSQGKQADLLLGNNVLAHVPDLNDFVAGMKLVLKPSGILTMEFPHLLQIVEGNQFDTIHEEHFSYLSLLTVEKIFATHGLTLFDVEEIPTHGGSIRIYGKHENAPNPVVSDRIYRVKAKEIQAGLDRIETYLKFGERVKETKRKLLSFLIQAKAEGKVIVAYGAPSKGNILLNYCGIRTDFIDYVVDRNPHKQGLFMPGSHIPILSPDKIFETKPDYLLILAWNLKDEVMEQMAKIREWGGKFVVPIPETQVY, from the coding sequence ATGAAAAATTCTCACTGCGCTTTCTGCAATACCCCGATCGAACATAATTTTGCCGATTTAGGAATGTCACCGATCGCGAATGACTATTTAAGTCAAGACCAGCTTAATCGCGTTGAAAAATTTTATCCTATTCGTGCTAATGTTTGCGAAAAATGTTTTTTGGTACAATTAGAAGAAATCGAATCGCCAGAATATATGTTTGGCGATGGTAATTACCCTTACTTTTCTTCTTATTCCGATAGTTGGCTAAAACACGCCAAAATTTACAGCGATATGATAATCGCCAAATTGGGGCTTAACCAAAATAGTCAAGTTGTAGAAATTGCCAGTAATGATGGTTATATGCTCCAGTATTTTCAGGCCAAACAAATTCCTGTTTTAGGAATAGAACCTGCGGGTAATGTAGCGAAAGTAGCCCAAGAAAAAGGCATTCCTGTTCTGGTCAGATTTTTTGGTGTAGAAACAGCAAAAGAAGTGGTTTCTCAAGGCAAACAAGCCGATCTTTTATTAGGAAATAATGTTTTAGCTCATGTACCAGATTTAAATGATTTTGTAGCGGGAATGAAGCTTGTTTTAAAACCATCTGGTATTTTGACAATGGAGTTTCCCCATTTATTGCAGATTGTAGAAGGAAATCAATTTGATACAATTCACGAAGAACATTTTTCTTATCTATCTTTATTAACTGTCGAAAAAATATTTGCTACGCACGGCTTAACACTCTTTGATGTAGAAGAAATTCCGACTCATGGAGGTTCAATTCGGATCTATGGAAAGCATGAAAACGCACCAAATCCAGTTGTAAGCGATCGCATATATCGGGTGAAAGCAAAAGAAATCCAAGCCGGATTAGATCGCATAGAAACTTATCTAAAATTTGGTGAGAGAGTTAAAGAAACGAAACGCAAACTGTTAAGCTTTCTGATTCAAGCCAAAGCCGAAGGAAAAGTAATTGTTGCTTACGGTGCGCCATCCAAAGGCAACATCCTGCTCAATTACTGCGGTATTCGTACAGACTTTATCGATTACGTAGTAGATCGCAATCCCCACAAACAAGGATTATTTATGCCCGGTAGTCATATCCCCATTTTATCTCCAGATAAAATCTTTGAAACTAAGCCAGATTACTTGTTAATTCTGGCCTGGAATCTCAAAGATGAAGTGATGGAACAAATGGCAAAAATTCGGGAATGGGGAGGAAAGTTTGTCGTACCAATTCCCGAAACACAGGTTTATTAG
- a CDS encoding glycosyltransferase family protein, translating to MLLFVIPLKSAKVSKSWELVCKLFERTVKSVCSQTSNDFRVIVVCHEKPEIEFNHPHITYIEVDFPIPEQDFKSKSLDKGRKILWGLFYGRQFKPSHTMVVDADDCISKHLAAFVNQNPQINGWFVNKGYVYQAGSKFIYLRRKAFNKLCGSCNIIRYDLHDLPEDISQDYPELNRYYDNHRDVEDKMAQRITPLQALPFFGALYIVGNQENIYLQDSSLFLDKNKDKGILWKIKYFLNFRLLTKSIREEFGLYDITRCDRI from the coding sequence ATGCTATTATTTGTCATACCGCTAAAAAGCGCCAAAGTTTCAAAATCCTGGGAACTCGTCTGTAAGTTATTTGAGAGAACTGTAAAATCGGTTTGCAGTCAAACCTCAAACGATTTTAGAGTTATTGTCGTCTGTCATGAAAAACCAGAAATTGAATTCAATCATCCTCACATAACTTATATTGAAGTAGATTTTCCGATACCAGAGCAAGACTTCAAATCTAAAAGCTTAGATAAAGGTCGTAAAATTTTATGGGGATTATTTTACGGACGGCAGTTCAAACCGTCTCATACTATGGTCGTAGATGCTGACGATTGCATTAGCAAACACCTAGCCGCATTTGTTAATCAAAATCCTCAAATTAATGGATGGTTTGTAAATAAAGGATATGTGTATCAGGCGGGGAGCAAATTTATATATTTGCGTAGGAAAGCATTTAATAAATTGTGTGGAAGTTGTAACATTATTAGATATGACCTGCACGATTTACCTGAAGATATAAGCCAGGATTACCCAGAACTTAATAGGTATTATGACAACCATAGGGATGTAGAAGATAAGATGGCACAGAGAATAACTCCTCTCCAAGCATTACCATTTTTCGGTGCGTTATACATAGTGGGTAACCAAGAAAATATTTATTTGCAAGATAGTAGTTTATTCCTAGATAAAAATAAGGATAAAGGCATTTTATGGAAAATTAAATACTTTCTTAATTTCCGTCTATTGACTAAATCGATCCGCGAAGAATTTGGGCTATACGATATTACGCGGTGCGATCGCATCTAA